In one Methanomassiliicoccales archaeon genomic region, the following are encoded:
- a CDS encoding GNAT family N-acetyltransferase: MTPSPRRKVTIRDLHAEDYDELVRLWDAAELPFHPEGRDSRENVERELGSGQADFFVLEIGGKMVGAALCTNDGRKGWINRLAVRPEHRRTGIASMLVMEAERRFDARGLGISACLVHGDNQSSRTLFENLGYTLDSRVLYYSKRKSDRI, from the coding sequence ATGACGCCGTCTCCTCGCAGAAAAGTCACAATCCGCGATCTCCATGCGGAGGATTATGACGAGCTAGTAAGGCTTTGGGATGCGGCCGAGCTTCCTTTTCATCCGGAGGGAAGGGATTCCAGAGAGAACGTCGAGCGTGAGCTTGGTTCCGGCCAGGCGGATTTCTTCGTCTTGGAGATCGGTGGCAAGATGGTCGGGGCCGCCCTCTGCACCAACGACGGCCGGAAAGGATGGATTAACCGGCTGGCAGTCCGTCCAGAGCACCGCAGGACCGGGATCGCTTCCATGCTCGTGATGGAAGCTGAAAGACGGTTTGATGCACGTGGTCTGGGAATCAGCGCCTGCCTGGTGCATGGTGACAACCAATCTTCCAGGACGCTGTTCGAGAACCTTGGCTACACTCTGGACAGCCGGGTCTTGTACTATTCCAAGAGAAAGAGCGACCGCATCTGA
- a CDS encoding universal stress protein: MNVLLATDGKQHSEKAVNYAFEHASLHKAHLYVVFVVSPKAEEDKEKIIQFGRNELEKLKTAAAKHGVQVTTLLEAGNPYETVLGVSERINANAIIVGTSGKTAIDRVLIGSVSEYIVRNAKCTVIVVK, encoded by the coding sequence ATGAACGTGCTCCTGGCAACCGACGGAAAACAGCATTCGGAGAAGGCGGTCAACTACGCGTTCGAACACGCTTCGCTCCACAAGGCTCACTTGTACGTCGTCTTCGTGGTCAGCCCCAAAGCCGAGGAGGATAAGGAGAAGATCATCCAGTTCGGCCGGAACGAACTGGAGAAACTGAAGACTGCGGCGGCGAAGCATGGGGTGCAAGTGACGACGCTGCTGGAGGCCGGCAATCCTTACGAGACTGTTCTTGGCGTATCGGAACGAATAAACGCCAACGCGATCATCGTCGGCACGTCGGGCAAGACAGCCATCGACCGCGTGCTCATCGGATCGGTGTCCGAGTATATCGTGCGCAACGCTAAATGCACAGTCATCGTGGTGAAGTGA
- a CDS encoding NADH-quinone oxidoreductase subunit B family protein, which translates to MTSVSEPSIEELGRQLQKRIKKAFGRSLAVREVDAGSCNGCEVEVNSLTNPIYDIERFGLYIVASPRHADVLLVTGPVTRNMEHALLQTYKATPSPKMVIAMGACACSGGIFRNCYATADGVDKILPVDVYVPGCPPTPGALISAFLLAMDRSEKGQASR; encoded by the coding sequence ATGACATCCGTATCTGAGCCTAGCATTGAAGAGCTGGGGCGGCAGTTGCAGAAACGCATCAAGAAGGCTTTCGGCCGTTCCCTGGCGGTGAGAGAGGTGGACGCAGGTTCATGCAACGGCTGCGAGGTGGAGGTGAACTCGCTCACCAATCCCATCTACGACATAGAGCGCTTCGGGCTGTACATCGTGGCCTCGCCGCGGCATGCGGACGTCCTCCTGGTCACCGGTCCAGTGACGAGGAACATGGAGCACGCTTTGCTCCAGACCTACAAGGCGACGCCGTCGCCCAAGATGGTCATCGCCATGGGCGCCTGCGCTTGTTCGGGCGGGATCTTTAGGAACTGCTATGCCACCGCCGACGGCGTGGACAAGATCTTGCCGGTGGACGTCTACGTGCCAGGATGTCCGCCCACGCCCGGAGCATTGATCAGCGCCTTCTTACTGGCGATGGACAGATCGGAGAAAGGGCAGGCCAGCCGCTGA
- a CDS encoding 4Fe-4S binding protein — MFRIIDKGVRRKGVVTNKHTEESVIAHEGHLGMPFLDQSKCFAHKDCARVCPSEAIEVTPVQWRIDLGRCQFCGECARICPEKAIIMTGEYQLSCKTKEGTVRTYDIRI; from the coding sequence ATGTTCCGCATCATCGACAAGGGTGTTAGGCGCAAGGGGGTGGTGACCAACAAGCATACGGAGGAAAGCGTCATCGCTCATGAAGGTCACCTGGGCATGCCCTTCCTGGACCAGAGCAAGTGCTTCGCCCACAAAGACTGCGCCCGGGTCTGCCCGTCCGAGGCAATCGAGGTCACCCCAGTTCAGTGGAGGATCGATCTCGGTCGATGCCAGTTCTGCGGCGAATGTGCACGTATCTGTCCAGAGAAGGCTATCATCATGACCGGGGAATACCAGCTTTCTTGCAAGACGAAGGAGGGGACGGTGAGGACCTATGACATCCGTATCTGA
- a CDS encoding NADH-quinone oxidoreductase subunit C, whose protein sequence is MTENRLREIIDSMPEGLAAAVISTNVKDENIWMEIDRSRLREVAAHIHNLWGANLITMHAVDNRSATNDFKVIVVLGLKGEEEFVTLLASVDRERPEFDSLTSEILCADWYEREIHDFFGITPLGHPELRPLVLYDDWPTGIYPLRKDFDVRTRVPRVPTKYPFRQVEGEGVFEIPVGPVHAGVIEPGHFRFSVAGEPILALEVRLGYTHKGIEKLSEGMRYQKGVYLAERVSGDNSYAHSLAYCQAVEMMAEVQVPERALYLRSAYAEMERIYNHLGDLGGIALDTAFNVGAAHAHILRERMLSLNDQIIGSRLLRSVNCLGGVRRDLMKEDVDILSSSLIDLKLEFKEFADLIVGTPSLLDRTEATGVLSLEAAKDLNVVGPGARASGVDRDVRRDHPYAAYRCLSFKVPVYKQGDVDARMRVKIDEVYESISMIEQVLGNLPGGDVSVRSVEVPEGMTGMGLVESPRGELVHWMIAGPEQRPFRHKIRDASFHNWRAMEVAVLGNIVPDFPLVNKSFNLSYSGNDL, encoded by the coding sequence TTGACGGAGAACCGTCTGCGGGAGATCATCGATTCCATGCCGGAGGGGCTCGCCGCCGCCGTCATCTCGACCAACGTGAAGGATGAGAACATCTGGATGGAGATCGACCGCTCTCGACTGCGAGAGGTGGCCGCCCACATCCACAACCTCTGGGGAGCGAACCTGATCACCATGCATGCCGTCGACAATCGCTCTGCCACGAACGATTTCAAGGTCATCGTGGTCCTAGGGCTCAAGGGGGAGGAGGAGTTCGTCACTCTGCTCGCCAGCGTGGACCGGGAGCGACCGGAGTTCGATTCGCTCACCTCGGAAATCCTCTGTGCCGACTGGTACGAACGTGAGATCCACGATTTCTTCGGAATAACGCCGTTAGGACATCCAGAGCTGAGGCCCCTGGTGCTGTATGACGACTGGCCCACTGGAATCTACCCGCTGCGCAAGGATTTCGATGTGCGGACACGAGTACCCCGCGTTCCCACCAAATACCCATTCCGCCAGGTCGAGGGCGAGGGCGTGTTCGAGATACCGGTGGGCCCGGTGCACGCCGGCGTGATCGAGCCGGGGCATTTCCGCTTCAGCGTGGCCGGGGAGCCCATCCTGGCCCTAGAGGTGCGCCTGGGTTACACTCACAAGGGGATCGAGAAGCTGTCCGAGGGCATGCGGTATCAGAAGGGCGTGTATCTGGCGGAGCGAGTCTCGGGGGACAACAGCTACGCGCATTCGCTCGCCTATTGCCAGGCGGTGGAAATGATGGCCGAAGTGCAGGTGCCGGAACGCGCCCTCTACCTAAGGAGCGCGTACGCGGAGATGGAGCGTATCTACAACCATCTCGGTGATCTGGGGGGCATCGCTCTGGACACGGCCTTCAACGTCGGCGCGGCCCACGCCCACATCCTCCGCGAAAGAATGCTCAGCCTCAACGACCAAATCATAGGCAGCCGCCTGCTACGTTCCGTCAACTGCCTGGGCGGGGTGAGGAGGGACCTGATGAAGGAGGATGTGGACATCTTATCCTCTTCGCTGATCGACCTTAAGCTGGAGTTCAAGGAGTTCGCGGACCTGATCGTGGGCACGCCCTCTCTCCTGGATCGAACGGAGGCCACGGGCGTCCTGTCGCTGGAGGCGGCCAAGGACCTGAACGTGGTCGGTCCGGGGGCCAGAGCTAGCGGCGTGGACCGGGACGTGCGCAGGGACCATCCCTACGCCGCCTACCGCTGCTTGAGCTTCAAGGTGCCGGTGTACAAGCAAGGCGACGTGGACGCGCGCATGCGGGTCAAGATCGACGAGGTCTACGAATCAATAAGCATGATCGAACAGGTCCTGGGCAATCTGCCCGGGGGAGATGTTTCCGTTCGTTCGGTGGAAGTCCCGGAGGGCATGACGGGCATGGGCTTGGTCGAGTCGCCCAGAGGCGAGTTGGTGCATTGGATGATCGCTGGACCGGAACAAAGGCCTTTCCGGCACAAGATCCGGGATGCTTCGTTCCACAACTGGCGGGCGATGGAGGTGGCGGTGCTGGGCAACATCGTGCCGGACTTCCCGTTGGTGAATAAATCCTTCAACCTATCCTATTCGGGCAATGATCTCTGA
- a CDS encoding hydrogenase 4 subunit F: MIELLLAIPLVTAMLCYLCNGHRLLELASAVGSGVLFAFALAFAYDAFGNGARYEGALFLDQFSAYVLLLVTFIGFMTSLYSIGYMGTEYREKEFGLGRLRYYYALLHIFIFTMVLVCVSNNLGIMWIAIEATTLASAFLVGFYNRETSLEAAWKYIIICSVGITLALLGIILAYASSTRIPGTEATGLDWTTLMSVANQLDPTLLKVAFILVLVGYGTKVGLAPMHTWLPDAHSQAPTPISALLSGVLLNCAMYGIIRMHMVSSAALGPGFSGSLLLLFGVLSLAVAAAFIILARDYKRLLAYSSIEHMGIIAIGFGLGGPIGVLGGLLHMLNHAVTKSMLFFTSGNILLRFKTKTMEEVRGLSSSMPYTALFLVLGALAITGSPPFGVFISEFTVLYAGIEQGQWLVSGLLLLFLAVIFAAFLWHVMRMVFGNGTRSEPKGEVSRLNLAVISVLFVLVLGLGVYIPNFMSHALNSIVHLFQGATP; the protein is encoded by the coding sequence ATGATAGAACTGCTCTTGGCCATTCCTCTGGTCACCGCCATGCTCTGCTACCTGTGCAATGGCCATCGGCTGTTGGAGCTGGCCAGCGCCGTCGGCTCCGGTGTGCTGTTCGCTTTCGCTCTCGCTTTCGCCTACGACGCCTTCGGGAACGGTGCTAGATACGAAGGCGCCCTGTTCCTCGACCAGTTCTCCGCCTACGTCCTGCTCCTCGTCACCTTCATCGGCTTCATGACCTCCCTCTACTCCATAGGGTACATGGGCACCGAGTACCGGGAGAAGGAGTTCGGACTGGGGCGGTTGCGCTACTACTACGCTCTGCTTCACATCTTCATCTTCACCATGGTGCTGGTGTGCGTCTCGAACAACCTGGGCATCATGTGGATCGCCATCGAGGCCACCACCCTGGCCTCCGCCTTCCTGGTAGGCTTCTACAATCGCGAGACCTCCTTGGAAGCGGCCTGGAAGTACATCATCATCTGTTCCGTGGGCATCACCCTGGCCCTACTGGGCATCATCCTGGCCTATGCCTCATCCACCAGAATTCCTGGGACGGAAGCAACGGGTCTGGATTGGACCACCCTGATGTCCGTCGCGAACCAGCTCGACCCGACCTTGCTCAAGGTGGCCTTCATCCTCGTCTTGGTCGGATACGGCACCAAGGTAGGATTGGCACCGATGCACACTTGGCTGCCCGATGCTCACTCGCAAGCTCCGACCCCTATCTCCGCGTTGCTCTCGGGGGTGCTGCTGAACTGCGCAATGTACGGGATCATTAGAATGCATATGGTCTCCTCCGCCGCCCTGGGTCCGGGCTTCAGCGGATCGTTGCTGCTGCTCTTCGGCGTCCTTTCCCTGGCAGTGGCGGCGGCCTTCATCATCCTGGCCCGGGACTACAAGCGCCTGCTGGCCTATTCCAGCATCGAGCACATGGGCATCATCGCCATCGGCTTCGGGCTCGGGGGACCGATAGGCGTGCTGGGCGGGCTGCTGCACATGCTGAACCATGCCGTCACCAAATCCATGCTCTTCTTCACCTCCGGCAACATCCTGCTTCGCTTCAAGACCAAGACCATGGAAGAGGTGCGGGGGCTGTCATCGAGCATGCCATACACCGCCCTCTTCCTAGTGCTGGGCGCTCTGGCGATCACGGGATCTCCCCCGTTCGGCGTTTTCATCTCCGAGTTCACGGTGCTCTACGCGGGCATCGAGCAGGGGCAGTGGCTGGTCAGCGGCCTGCTGCTCCTCTTCCTGGCGGTGATATTCGCCGCCTTCCTTTGGCACGTCATGCGAATGGTTTTCGGGAACGGAACGAGATCTGAGCCGAAGGGGGAGGTGAGCCGCCTGAACCTGGCGGTCATTTCCGTGCTCTTCGTCCTCGTGCTCGGGCTGGGCGTCTATATCCCCAATTTCATGAGCCATGCCTTGAACTCGATCGTCCACCTGTTCCAGGGGGCGACGCCTTGA
- a CDS encoding hydrogenase: MVNGLATLVMLSAFMLVASSRMQTMVRIFALQSLALGALAASVAYLTGSEHIYLVAGLTIGIKALLIPRILSYVMKRIKVENEVEPLLNTPSSLLVSAGLAVLAYHVAAPIIEQGTVITRNAMALSLGVVLIGFFIMISRWKAITQVIGLLCMENGLFMAAISATYGMPLIVELGIFFDILVAVLIMGVFAFRINRTFDTLDTAFLRRLRD, encoded by the coding sequence ATGGTGAATGGGCTGGCGACCCTGGTCATGCTGTCAGCGTTCATGCTCGTGGCCAGCTCCAGAATGCAGACCATGGTCCGCATCTTTGCCCTGCAGTCGCTTGCATTGGGTGCGCTAGCGGCCAGCGTGGCCTACCTCACTGGCTCCGAGCACATCTATCTAGTGGCCGGGCTCACAATAGGTATCAAGGCCCTCCTCATCCCCCGCATCCTTTCCTACGTCATGAAGCGCATCAAGGTGGAGAATGAGGTGGAGCCGCTGCTGAACACGCCCTCCTCCCTCCTGGTCTCGGCCGGACTGGCCGTGCTCGCCTACCACGTGGCAGCGCCGATCATCGAGCAGGGCACGGTCATCACTCGCAACGCCATGGCCCTTTCCTTGGGAGTGGTGCTCATCGGCTTCTTCATCATGATCTCTCGCTGGAAGGCCATCACCCAGGTCATCGGCCTGCTTTGCATGGAGAACGGGCTGTTCATGGCCGCCATCTCCGCCACCTACGGCATGCCGCTCATCGTGGAGCTGGGCATCTTCTTCGACATCCTGGTGGCGGTGCTGATCATGGGGGTCTTCGCCTTCCGCATCAATCGCACCTTCGACACCCTGGACACTGCGTTCCTGAGGAGGCTGAGGGATTAG
- a CDS encoding NADH-quinone oxidoreductase subunit H, which translates to MNDVLLSIIQSLSLLLLAPLVTGIIRKLKAWMQSRRGPPVLQPYYDLAKLFQKDSVVSKEASWVTTIAPYVCVLAVLAAALLIPVFVSESMGFMGDLIVIVYLLAMARLFMALAALDAGSTFGGMGSSREMLVSSIIEPTILLAIFTTALLTGTTNLAGISRDLATSGLDLVRPSLFLAFAAFFIAILAENARVPVDNPATHLELTMIHEGMLLEYSGKQLALMEWSSMTKLILFMTIAWNAFLPWGIATEVAPLPIVLGILVFVAKILVMAFAIALLESSMSKMRLFRLPNLLTGSFMLAFLAVMSYYVL; encoded by the coding sequence ATGAACGACGTGCTCCTCTCCATTATCCAGTCCCTGTCGCTGCTGCTCCTGGCACCGCTGGTAACGGGCATCATACGCAAGCTCAAGGCCTGGATGCAGAGCCGCCGTGGCCCGCCGGTGCTGCAGCCCTACTACGATCTAGCAAAGCTCTTCCAGAAGGATTCAGTGGTCTCCAAGGAGGCCTCCTGGGTCACCACCATTGCCCCTTATGTGTGCGTGTTGGCCGTTCTGGCCGCCGCCCTGCTCATACCAGTGTTCGTGTCCGAGTCCATGGGGTTCATGGGCGATCTCATCGTGATCGTCTATCTGCTGGCCATGGCGAGGTTGTTCATGGCCCTGGCCGCTTTGGATGCAGGGAGCACATTCGGCGGTATGGGCTCGAGTCGGGAGATGCTCGTTTCCTCGATCATCGAGCCCACCATCCTCCTGGCCATCTTCACCACCGCCCTGCTGACAGGCACCACGAACCTGGCCGGGATATCGCGGGACCTGGCGACCTCGGGGCTCGACCTGGTACGCCCCTCCCTCTTCCTGGCCTTTGCGGCGTTCTTCATTGCTATCCTGGCGGAGAACGCCCGGGTCCCGGTGGACAACCCGGCCACGCATCTCGAGCTCACCATGATCCACGAGGGCATGCTCCTCGAGTACTCGGGCAAGCAGCTGGCGCTCATGGAGTGGTCGAGCATGACTAAGCTAATTCTGTTCATGACCATCGCCTGGAACGCCTTCCTGCCCTGGGGGATAGCGACGGAGGTCGCCCCACTGCCGATCGTTCTGGGCATCTTGGTGTTCGTGGCCAAGATCCTCGTGATGGCGTTCGCCATAGCGCTGCTCGAATCCTCGATGTCGAAGATGAGGTTGTTCCGACTGCCCAACCTACTCACCGGCTCCTTCATGCTGGCGTTCCTCGCGGTCATGTCATACTACGTGCTGTGA